The Anopheles merus strain MAF chromosome 2L, AmerM5.1, whole genome shotgun sequence genome has a segment encoding these proteins:
- the LOC121591591 gene encoding uncharacterized protein C16C10.8, whose translation MVVFICNKCGESLKKQVVGAHASRCKGINVSCMDCQKDFTATTYNEHTSCISEAEKYSAKGFVPKVQKGAKKQESWVVMVRSIAQKHKNMSAGVRSVFNFIERTDNIPRKQKGFLNFFQNSCRIVSRQEVEAAWALIEKEMKAEKEKEADGAQNATDAPKQNGTAATADAGEVQNGKPQKRKTTEEVVESGEPEQKKQKKKKAKKEKAQNGNEVEVPAENGTADGEPAMNGTPQKRKAEAVESSEPTEQSKKKKKKGKKDKNQEAEVPTENGTSADGDNAPAEEAESTEQKKEKKKKAKKEKAQNGNVVEAEEEKEVTQSVTKQKKQKTPDAVENVQTSQESQPAAKQKKQKKSKV comes from the coding sequence ATGGTCGTCTTTATTTGCAACAAGTGTGGAGAGTCGCTGAAAAAGCAGGTCGTGGGTGCGCACGCCAGCCGGTGCAAGGGCATCAATGTGTCGTGCATGGATTGCCAGAAGGATTTCACCGCCACCACGTACAACGAGCACACGAGCTGCATCAGCGAGGCGGAAAAGTACTCCGCCAAAGGGTTCGTTCCGAAGGTGCAGAAGGGCGCCAAAAAGCAAGAGAGCTGGGTCGTAATGGTGCGCTCTATCgcgcaaaaacacaaaaatatgtcTGCGGGTGTGAGGAGCGTGTTTAACTTCATCGAGCGCACGGACAACATACCGCGCAAGCAGAAAGGTTTTCTGAACTTCTTCCAAAACTCTTGCCGCATCGTTTCCCGGCAGGAAGTGGAAGCGGCATGGGCACTGATAGAGAAGGAGATGAAGGCCGAAAAGGAGAAGGAAGCTGACGGTGCGCAGAACGCAACAGACGCGCCAAAGCAGAATGGAACGGCAGCCACCGCTGATGCCGGTGAGGTTCAAAATGGAAAACCACAGAAGCGCAAGACAACGGAAGAGGTCGTCGAATCGGGAGAACCGGAGCAgaagaaacagaagaaaaagaaggcaaagaAAGAGAAGGCTCAGAATGGTAACGAGGTGGAGGTACCAGCGGAGAATGGTACAGCCGACGGCGAGCCTGCGATGAACGGAACGCCCCAGAAGCGCAAGGCCGAAGCGGTCGAATCGAGCGAACCGACGGAAcagagcaaaaagaagaagaagaagggaaaGAAGGACAAGAACCAAGAGGCAGAGGTACCTACGGAGAATGGTACATCAGCTGATGGTGACAACGCACCGGCGGAGGAGGCCGAATCAACGGAACagaaaaaggagaagaaaaagaaggcaaaaaaagaaaaggcgcAAAATGGTAATGTGGTAGAGGCGGAGGAGGAAAAAGAGGTGACCCAATCGGTCACTAagcagaagaagcagaaaacgcCAGATGCAGTCGAAAACGTCCAGACCAGCCAAGAGTCCCAACCTGCCGCCAAGcagaagaaacagaaaaaatcaaaagtgtgA
- the LOC121591592 gene encoding FAD-linked sulfhydryl oxidase ALR, whose amino-acid sequence MPAAEQPLPNNHHQNGKEPAAPCRTCMDFKSWSKQQRKSLSTSAGTASVAKAGSESEVAAHRKADSSDDRSGGSPPNCPIDKEQLGRYTWGLLHTIAAYYPTTPTDAEERNVRTFFTSLSKLYPCEYCAKDFQQELKEMPPETKSQHALSQWLCRIHNRVNVKLGKPEFDCTKVNERWRDGWLDGSCD is encoded by the exons ATGCCGGCAGCGGAACAGCCACTGCCCAACAACCATCACCAGAACGGTAAAGAACCTGCCGCACCATGCCGAACGTGTATGGATTTCAAATCGTGGTCCAAACAGCAGCGCAAATCGCTGAGCACCAGCGCCGGAACGGCCAGCGTTGCGAAGGCCGGCAGTGAGAGTGAGGTTGCAGCCCACCGGAAGGCGGATAGCTCGGACGATCGGAGCGGTGGATCACCGCCGAACTGCCCCATCGACAAGGAGCAGCTGGGCCGGTACACGTGGGGCTTGCTGCACACGATAGCGGCCTACTATCCGACCACCCCGACCGATGCGGAAGAGCGAAACGTGCGGACATTCTTTACCTCCCTGTCGAAGCTTTACCCGTGCGAATACTGTGCGAAAGACTTTCAGCAAGA GCTGAAAGAAATGCCACCGGAAACAAAGTCCCAGCACGCCCTGTCCCAGTGGCTCTGCCGGATACACAACCGCGTCAACGTGAAGCTGGGCAAACCCGAGTTCGACTGCACCAAGGTGAACGAACGGTGGCGGGACGGTTGGTTGGATGGGTCCTGTGATTGA
- the LOC121591589 gene encoding pre-mRNA-splicing factor CWC25-like isoform X1, producing the protein MMLEEEEETAPRGGDDNDQGQLADQHHQPAQKQSSREGDRERSGHYSSSSSRTTSSRYEDDYSHRLNRDRDRDRDRERSHRDRDYHRDRNRDREYGGRYRDHYRDHREDQYRRDRRSSRSRSRSKESRSRDRDRDRDRERNRSHRDDRSSRDGPSSRPERTAQDRLSAEIEQELANLRRQHDMKEALKRQQQQQQQQSAGHDRASSNGDDSQDDSKPSGRVVGERRPTTSSSSGAGTHSGHYEKQQSSSFMPQIDPGQPVEYVPEIQTEEERIEFQRKMQEKLQQHLAAEGKLYPPPSKPQRDVPAPVTVTGFANDGSFLEMFKRLQQQQSAVPGSSGGATPAMAAMPHPHHHLSTGISAANPTPVKPMMVVPTAAALPRMPLVVQQPAAVGSFKLLPTVAAAAAVVPPQIVKPSTIEKEPPPPPLPVFGRRRGGKILKTGMVKKVRPIEESAADAPNDAWTLYLQEVKKYKSASCDADSKTRPLVK; encoded by the coding sequence ATGAtgctggaggaggaggaagaaactGCCCCACGAGGCGGCGACGACAACGATCAAGGCCAACTGGCGGACCAACATCATCAgcccgcgcagaagcagtccAGCCGCGAAGGCGATCGTGAGCGTAGTGGCCACTATTCCTCGAGCTCGAGTCGCACCACGAGCAGCCGGTACGAGGACGATTACTCGCATCGTTTGAACCGCGATCGAGACCGGGACCGGGATCGGGAGCGAAGCCACCGCGACCGGGATTATCATCGCGATCGGAACCGTGATCGCGAGTACGGTGGCCGGTATCGGGACCATTACCGGGACCATCGGGAAGATCAGTATCGGCGCGATAGGCGAAGCAGCCGCAGTCGGTCGCGGTCGAAAGAATCGCGCTCGCGGGaccgtgatcgtgatcgtgaccGGGAACGTAATCGCTCGCATCGGGATGATCGTAGCTCGCGCGATGGTCCCAGCTCTCGACCGGAGCGGACAGCGCAGGACCGTCTGTCGGCGGAAATTGAGCAGGAGCTGGCAAACCTGCGCAGACAGCATGATATGAAGGAAGCATTaaagcgacagcagcagcagcagcaacaacaaagcgCAGGTCACGATCGTGCGTCCAGCAATGGAGACGACAGTCAGGATGATTCCAAACCCTCCGGCAGAGTTGTCGGTGAACGTAGACCGACTACAAGTAGTAGCTCTGGTGCTGGTACACATTCCGGGCATTACGAAAAGCAGCAGTCGTCAAGCTTCATGCCGCAAATCGATCCCGGCCAGCCGGTCGAATACGTGCCGGAGATACAAACCGAGGAAGAGCGCATCGAGTTTCAGCGCAAAATGCAGGAAAAGCTGCAGCAACATCTCGCCGCCGAGGGAAAGCTCTACCCACCGCCCTCGAAACCGCAGCGTGACGTGCCCGCTCCCGTTACCGTGACCGGTTTCGCGAACGATGGCTCATTTTTGGAGATGTTTAAAAGgctccagcaacagcaaagcgCCGTGCCTGGCAGTAGCGGTGGCGCCACCCCAGCAATGGCAGCAATGCCCCACCCACATCATCACCTGTCAACCGGCATTTCGGCAGCCAATCCGACCCCAGTGAAACCGATGATGGTGGTTCCAACCGCTGCCGCCCTACCGAGGATGCCGCTGGTCGTTCAGCAACCGGCGGCCGTCGGGTCATTCAAACTGCTCCCAACCGTTGCGGCCGCCGCCGCGGTCGTCCCACCGCAGATCGTGAAACCGTCGACGATTGAGAAggaaccaccgccaccgccacttCCCGTCTTTGGGCGGCGGCGGGGTGGCAAGATTCTTAAAACCGGAATGGTGAAGAAGGTGCGGCCGATCGAGGAGTCCGCCGCGGATGCGCCAAACGACGCGTGGACTCTTTACCTGCAGGAGGTGAAGAAGTACAAGAGTGCTTCGTGTGATGCGGACTCCAAGACGCGACCATTGGTCAAATAA
- the LOC121591589 gene encoding cytochrome c oxidase subunit 6B1-like isoform X2 — MAYEPKTAPFDPRFPNQNQTKHCYQSYLDFHRCEKVKGEGDQVCKYFKNVFSSMCPNSWVEKWDSQREEGTFAGHI; from the coding sequence ATGGCGTACGAACCGAAGACGGCCCCATTCGATCCCCGCTTCCCCAACCAGAACCAGACCAAGCACTGCTACCAGAGCTATCTGGATTTCCACCGCTGCGAGAAGGTCAAGGGCGAGGGCGACCAGGTATGCAAGTACTTCAAGAACGTCTTCTCGTCGATGTGCCCCAACTCGTGGGTTGAGAAGTGGGACAGCCAGCGCGAGGAGGGCACCTTTGCCGGCCACATCTAA